A window of Castanea sativa cultivar Marrone di Chiusa Pesio chromosome 1, ASM4071231v1 contains these coding sequences:
- the LOC142634498 gene encoding uncharacterized protein LOC142634498 produces MDKFVIRKSCRPQDLSSAQDLYLIQDSSSKHGRVDVNNLPSDPRLRKKISFYHPNDRNEIRRYYLQKKPCQRYEHDFPQTKIGGLMRRFNPKWFKEYESWLEYSIEKIVAYCLYCYLFRQDVIKQSGGDSFVTKVFNSWNKKEKLDQHVGGVNSAHNQALKDGENLMKQNQHIQSVFVKQSNQDKIEYRTQLNAIVDCIRFLLHRRLAFRGHDESDDSSDKGNFLELLQFLAGHNDVFNDVLQKTPKNSKLTHPDIQKYIVNAVAYKTTNAIIEDLGSEFFSILVDESRDISIKEQLAVVLHYVDKKGIVTERFLGIVHVADTSTLSLKAAIEFLFYKYSLSLSRLRGQGYDGASNMQEALNLGELESGQGLNQETSLKRASDTCWGSHYRTILNLILMFSSTVDELEMIEKDNLLSEQRVEARSILRLILSFDFSFALHLMKNILGITNELSIALQKKNQDIVNAMTLVKVSKQRLQMMRDDE; encoded by the exons ATGGATAAATTTGTAATAAGGAAATCATGTAGGCCGCAAGATTTATCTTCTGCTCAAGATTTATATCTTATTCAAGATTCATCTTCTAAGCATGGTCGTGTTGATGTGAACAATCTTCCTTCGGACCCTAGGCTACGAAAAAAGATTTCATTTTATCATCCTAATGATCGAAatgaaataagaagatattatttacaaaaaaaaccaTGTCAACGTTATGAACACGATTTTCCTCAAACAAAGATTGGTGGACTTATGCGTCGATTTAATCCTAAATGGTTTAAAGAGTATGAAAGTTGGTTGGAATATAGTATTGAAAAGATTGTTGCatattgtttatattgttaccTATTTAGACAAGATGTTATTAAGCAATCTGGAGGTGATAGTTTTGTGACAAAggtattcaacagttggaataagaaagaaaagctaGACCAACATGTTGGAGGTGTTAATAGTGCCCATAACCAAGCTCTTAAGGATGGTGAAAATCTAATGAAGCAAAATCAACACATTCAAAGTGTTTTTGTTAAGCAGtcaaatcaagataaaattgaatatcggactcaattaaatgcaatagttgATTGCATAAGATTCCTTTTGCATCGAAGGTTAGCTTTTCGTGGTCATGATGAATCTGATGATTCAAGTGATAAAGGAAATTTCCTTGAGCTTTTACAATTTTTGGCAGGTCATAATGATGTTTTTAATGATGTATTGCAGAAAACTCCAAAAAACAGCAAGCTAACCCATCCTGATATTCAAAAATATATTGTGAATGCAGTTGCATATAAAACTACCAATGCCATCATCGAAGATCTTGGCAGTGagttcttttcaattttagttgATGAGTCCCGTGATATCTCAATAAAAGAACAATTGGCTGTTGTTTTGCATTATGTGGACAAAAAGGGAATTGTTACAGAGCGATTTCTTGGTATTGTACATGTAGCAGATACCTCCACCTTGTCTCTAAAAGCtgcaattgaatttttattctataaatATTCATTGAGTTTATCAAGACTACGTGGGCAAGGTTATGATGGGGCCAGTAACATGCAAG AAGCATTAAACTTGGGTGAACTTGAAAGTGGGCAAGGTTTGAACCAAGAGACAAGTCTTAAACGTGCTAGTGATACATGTTGGGGATCACATTATAGGACAATcctcaacttgattttgatgttctctTCCACAGTTGATGAACTTGAGATGATTGAAAAGGATAACCTACTCTCTGAGCAAAGAGTTGAAGCTCGATCTATTTTAAGGTTAATTCTATCTTTTGACTTTTCCTTTGCTTTacacttgatgaaaaatattttggggATCACAAATGAGTTATCAATAGcattgcaaaagaaaaatcaagatattGTAAATGCTATGACACTTGTCAAAGTGTCTAAGCAACGATTGCAGATGATGAGAGATGATGAATGA
- the LOC142634501 gene encoding uncharacterized protein LOC142634501 yields MEEIFVVGVRPRHNAPQITNLHHYRVDLFFEVIDLQLQELNNRFSEATTKLLLCMACLNASDSFSAFDIQKLTRLAKFYPSNFSETDVLALDNQLQTYIVDMHSNDEFLELKGIGDLARKMVETNKDVIYPLVYLLVKLVLTLHVVTATVKRSFSVMKYIKNELRNRMGDQWLNDCLTVYIEKDIARRIDNESIMQRFQNMKPRRRQL; encoded by the coding sequence ATGGAAGAAATATTTGTAGTTGGTGTGAGGCCACGACACAACGCCCcacaaattacaaatttacatcaCTATCGTGTTGATCTATTCTTTGAAGTCATAGATCTGCAACTTCAAGAGCTTAATAATCGTTTTTCAGAGGCGACTACTAAGTTGCTACTTTGTATGGCTTGCTTGAATGCAAGTGATTCGTTTTCGGCTTTTGATATACAAAAATTGACTCGTCTTGCAAAGTTCTATCCATCTAATTTTTCTGAGACAGATGTATTGGCACTTGATAATCAGCTTCAGACTTACATTGTTGATATGCACTCCAATGACGAGTTTTTAGAGCTTAAAGGAATTGGGGACCTTGCTAGAAAGATGGTGGAGACAAATAAGGATGTTATATATCCATTAGTATATTTGCTTGTGAAGTTAGTTTTGACCCTTCATGTTGTGACTGCAACAGTGAAAAGAAGTTTTTCAGTAATGaaatatatcaagaatgaattgCGCAATCGAATGGGGGatcagtggttgaatgattgtttgactgtgtacattgaaaaagatatagctCGTAGGATTGATAATGAATCTATCATGCAacggtttcaaaatatgaaacctcGTAGAAGACAATTGTAG